The Lentimicrobiaceae bacterium genome includes the window AAACCATATTCTTTGCAATGTGATATTATTTTTCTGAATGTATCTTCGTTTGGTAGCATATTGTTTTTTGTTTATGAAATAAGAATTAAGTAGTAATTTTTTTTGCCTTTTTGGACTAAAATATATTTGTTGTTAAGAAGATATTTGTTGTCGATAATTTCTGATTCTTCAACTTTGTGTTTGTTAATCGAAACACCTCCGTCTTTAATCATTCGGCGTGCCTCTCCTTTCGATGCAAATATTGAAGTCTCAGTTGCCAACAAATCTAACACACCTATTGTAGCATCAAGGGTTTGCTTTGATATTGTAAACTGTGGAACGCCTTCAAATACCGATAATAAAGTTTGTTCATCTAACTTAAACAACACTTCTTCGTTGGCTTTGCCGAATAATATTTCCGATGCCTCGACAGCTGTATTGTAAGCATCTTCTCCATGAACTCTAATAGTAATATCTTTCGCCAATTCTTTTTGCAACAAACGCATATGCGGAGCTTCATTATGCTGTTTTTCCAAATCTAGAATCTGCTCCTGATCAAGAAGTGTGAAAATTCTGATATATTTTGTAGCATCTTCGTCGGAAGTATTTAACCAAAACTGGTAAAACTTGTAAGGCGATGTTTTTTCGGGGTCTAACCAAACATTTCCTGTTTCGGTTTTCCCGAATTTTCCGCCGTCGGCTTTGGTAATAAGCGGACAAACTAGTGCAAATGCCTCTCCTCCAACTTTTCTGCGGATAAGTTCCGTTCCGGTAGTAATATTTCCCCACTGGTCGGAACCGCCCATTTGAAGTTTACAGTTTTTGGTCTCATAGAGATGCAAAAAGTCATAGCCTTGTATAAGTTGATAAGAAAACTCGGTAAATGACATGCCTTCGGTTGCCTCACCGCTCAAACGTTTTTTCACCGAATCTTTCGCCATCATGTAGTTTACGGTAATATGCTTACCTATGTCACGGATAAAGCCCAAAAATGAATAATCCTTCATCCAATCGTAATTGTTTACAAGTTCAGCAGCGTTCGGTGCTTCGCTTTCAAAATCAAGGAATTTAGCCAATTGCGCTTTGATGCATTCTTCATTGTGTCGAAGTGTATCCTCAGCCAGCAAGTTTCTCTCAGCCGACTTCATCGATGGGTCGCCAATCATACCTGTAGCACCGCCCACCAATGCGATAGGTTTATGTCCTGCACGCTGAAAATGAAGGAGCATCATCACACTTACCAAGTGCCCAATATGTAGCGAGTCTGCCGTCGGGTCAATTCCTACATAGGCTGATGTCATCTCTTTCTGTAACTGTTCTTCTGTCCCCGGCATTACAGTATGTATCATGCCTCGCCATTCGAGTTCTTCAATAAAGTTCATGTTTTTTTATTTGCAAAAGTAAGTCTTTTTTTGCTTTTTGGTGAATAAACCTTTACGTATGATTTTTTTATTTCAAAATACTTGTAATTTTGTAAAATAAATAACCAAAACTCCGTTAGTCTGGTTTGATATTTGTAACGATTTAGATATTTGAAACAGCCTTAATAAATTATGCATAAGAAAAGTATATTAATCAGAGATTTAACCCTCAGAGACGGACAACAGTCGTTGTTTGCAACACGAATGACCCAATCGCAGGTGGACAGAGTTCTGCCTTTATTTAACGAAGCTAATTTTTACGCAATGGAAGTATGGGGTGGAGCCGTACCCGATTCCGTTATGCGTTATTTGAACGAAAGTCCGTGGACTCGCTTGAACAAAATTAACGATGCCGTTGGCGAAAA containing:
- the tyrS gene encoding tyrosine--tRNA ligase is translated as MNFIEELEWRGMIHTVMPGTEEQLQKEMTSAYVGIDPTADSLHIGHLVSVMMLLHFQRAGHKPIALVGGATGMIGDPSMKSAERNLLAEDTLRHNEECIKAQLAKFLDFESEAPNAAELVNNYDWMKDYSFLGFIRDIGKHITVNYMMAKDSVKKRLSGEATEGMSFTEFSYQLIQGYDFLHLYETKNCKLQMGGSDQWGNITTGTELIRRKVGGEAFALVCPLITKADGGKFGKTETGNVWLDPEKTSPYKFYQFWLNTSDEDATKYIRIFTLLDQEQILDLEKQHNEAPHMRLLQKELAKDITIRVHGEDAYNTAVEASEILFGKANEEVLFKLDEQTLLSVFEGVPQFTISKQTLDATIGVLDLLATETSIFASKGEARRMIKDGGVSINKHKVEESEIIDNKYLLNNKYILVQKGKKNYYLILIS